A genomic segment from Leopardus geoffroyi isolate Oge1 chromosome A2, O.geoffroyi_Oge1_pat1.0, whole genome shotgun sequence encodes:
- the THAP5 gene encoding THAP domain-containing protein 5: MPRYCAAICCKNRRGRNSKDRKLSFYPFPLHDKERLEKWLKNMKRDSWVPSKYQFLCSDHFTPDSLDIRWGIRYLKQTAIPTIFSLPEDNQEKDPSKKISQKKKLDDEKEVCLKAKSQESFASNELKKNTVNTDILLEHTELLNSSTLVKPPAAKTEGIQNNILTLNLIKQDIGKPASTLETSVTQNIGGFHTSFENLNSTTITLTTSNSEDIQPSLETQEVLEITTNHLANANFTNNSVEIKSAQESPFLFSTITQTVEELNTNKESVIAIFVPTENSKPTIDSFVPAQKETVEMEDLDVEDSLYKDVDYETEVLQIEHSYCRQDINKEHLWQKVSKLHSKITLLELQEQQTLGRLKSLEALIRQLKQENWLSEENVKIIENHFTTYEVTMI; this comes from the exons ATGCCTCGCTATTGCGCAGCGATTTGCTGTAAGAACCGTCGGGGACGAAACAGTAAGGACCGGAAGCTGAGTTTTTATCC gtttcCTCTACATGACAAAGAAAGACTTGAAAAATGGTTAAAGAATATGAAACGTGATTCATGGGTTCCCAGTAAATACCAGTTCCTGTGTAGTGACCATTTTACTCCTGACTCTCTTGACATCAGATGGGGTATTCGATATTTGAAACAAACTGCAATTCCAACAATATTTTCTTTGCCTGAAGATAATCAG gaaaaagaCCCTTCCAAAAAAATAtctcagaagaaaaaattagatGATGAGAAAGAAGTATGCCTAAAAGCCAAGTCACAAGAATCATTTGCATCAAATGagctaaagaaaaatacagttaataCAGATATTCTCCTTGAACACACAGAATTACTTAATTCTTCTACCTTGGTGAAGCCACCAGCTGCAAAAACAGAAGGTATACAAAATAACATATTAACTCTTAATCTGATTAAACAAGATATTGGAAAACCAGCATCTACCTTGGAAACATCAGTTACCCAAAACATAGGTGGTTTTCACACATCTTTTGAGAATCTCAATTCTACAACTATTACTTTGACAACTTCAAATTCAGAAGATATTCAACCATCTTTGGAAACCCAAGAAGTACTCGAAATCACTACGAATCATCTTGCTAATGCAAACTTTACAAATAATTCTGTGGAAATAAAGTCAGCACAGGAAAGTCCATTCTTATTCAGCACAATTACTCAAACAGTTgaagaattaaatacaaataaagaatctGTTATTGCCATTTTTGTACCCACAGAAAATTCCAAACCTACGATTGATTCTTTTGTACCTGCTCAAAAAGAAACTGTGGAAATGGAAGATCTAGATGTTGAAGACTCCTTGTATAAGGATGTAGACTATGAGACAGAAGTTTTACAAATTGAACATTCTTACTGCAGACAAGATATAAATAAGGAACATCTCTGGCAGAAAGTCTCTAAACTACATTCAAAAATAACTCTTCTTGAGCTACAAGAACAACAGACTCTTGGAAGATTGAAGTCTTTGGAAGCTCTTATAAGGCAGCTAAAACAAGAAAACTGGCTATCTGAAGAAAATGTCAAGATTATAGAAAACCACTTCACAACATATGAAGTTACTATGATATAG